AAGACCTCATCGCCAGTTTTTCCCGAGCACTTACCCAGGATTTGAATGTTCATCAAACCGACGACGAATTTAATGACACACTGCAAAAAGCGGTGGACGCCATTTACCGAGCGTCGATTACGTAATGAAGAATGAATAAAAACCGGGGAAAGGTTCTCCCCGGTTTTTTTTAAGGAAAACGACTACACCCTTCTCCTTAGATCCCAATTGATTTCCTTTATATTCACATCCTGATAATCTTACATACGCCCCCATGCCAACATATTCTCATGGTCGGGATGATGTTGGTCCGCTATAATGTCCAGGAAGTTTTCATATCCTCCTTCTCCACCAACATCCTCGGGTGGCGCGTTGCCATGGGCTTCAAGACAGACCGGATAATTTTTATCGAAATCTTCCATCATCTTATCGACTTCAATCCGATCCACCCAATCATCCCCAAAGTCATAGACATATGTCACCTCAGCCGGGAGATATTCGGATAGCTTGATACCCGTTTCAAGCTTCATTGGAACATCGTATTCATAACCTAGAGACTCTTCATCAGGAACGAGATTTACAATTGGCTGCCTTTCATTACCTATCAACTGATCCAGCTTCTGAAAATCTTTCTTCTTAAGTCCATATAAAACAACGACATATCGATTGTTGTCATTAACAAGGACGACAGCCTTCCTCCGGCTCATCGTTATCTCATTGGCATGCCAAGAAAACAAAGGCGATTCCTGGTTCACTTCTGTGGCGGGTTCTTCACGTCATTCTTTTAAAAGCTTCTGGGTACATTGGATAAACATTGGCGCGGCTCCTTCTAACGAAATGAAATTATAGTCCCTCTTGCCTTTAGCATCATCACATTTCCAGCAACTCCTCCACTTCCGTCCATGTTTTGGCTTGAGCCAACTCTTGTTGAAGTTTTTTCAGTGATTCAAGGTTTTCAATAGCCTTCATTTTTTCCGAGACAGCATCCATGGAATATTCAGGGAATTTCACTTTTAAAAACATGATTGTAGACTCGACGACTTCTTCTTGTCGCCCTAATTGTCGACCTTCTTGTCGGCCTTCTTTTTCTCCTTCTTGTCGTGCTTTTTCTCCTTCTTGTCGTGCTTTTCGTGCTTCTTTTTCCAGGTTCTCCATATCAATTCGAGCAGACTCATCATCCAACACCCGTTTGAGGCGTCCTTCATACGCAAGCCATTCTTCTTGCGATGCACTTAACGTTTCCCAGTCCTGAAACGCATTCCGAAGGTTTTCATCTTCCATGGCAATCTCCTCCAGTTCTTTATAGATGTCTTCATAGACCTTGTTTTTGCGATGATCGACAATTCCTAACAGCAACAGCCACCGTGCCAATGTATCATTCCACGGATCCAATTTGTTTTCTTTCCAATCACGAAGCAACTTTGGCATTTCGAGAAAGTGAAATTCCATAACATCCGTGAGCAACGTCTTATCATGGTCTTCATACAAACGATAAGATGTATGGAAACGACCCATTTCCTTGAATAAATCAAAATTCATAATATTGATGGCGATCACCGGCTGCAACCGCGTATATGACATTCGTCTTGTCAATTGCTTTTGGTACAATCCCGACCAATAGTACAATGATCTTTTAACCATATCATATTTGTTTGTAAATTGAATCTCAATATTGATCCATTCATTGGCATCTGTTACAGCGACGATATCAAGACGCGACTCTTTGTCTTCCTCATAATCAGCACTTTTTTCCACATTCGCGAACGAGATTTCTTTAATACGATGATGTTCATTGCGCTGAAGGACGGCATTTAAAAAAACAACGGTAATTTCCTTGTTTTTCTCACTTCCGAACAATTGCTTAAACGCATAGTCAACCTTGAGATCCATTAGACGGTCGAGG
The Salicibibacter kimchii DNA segment above includes these coding regions:
- a CDS encoding Rpn family recombination-promoting nuclease/putative transposase — its product is MRPKLLKRLSLDRLMDLKVDYAFKQLFGSEKNKEITVVFLNAVLQRNEHHRIKEISFANVEKSADYEEDKESRLDIVAVTDANEWINIEIQFTNKYDMVKRSLYYWSGLYQKQLTRRMSYTRLQPVIAINIMNFDLFKEMGRFHTSYRLYEDHDKTLLTDVMEFHFLEMPKLLRDWKENKLDPWNDTLARWLLLLGIVDHRKNKVYEDIYKELEEIAMEDENLRNAFQDWETLSASQEEWLAYEGRLKRVLDDESARIDMENLEKEARKARQEGEKARQEGEKEGRQEGRQLGRQEEVVESTIMFLKVKFPEYSMDAVSEKMKAIENLESLKKLQQELAQAKTWTEVEELLEM
- a CDS encoding plasmid pRiA4b ORF-3 family protein — its product is MNQESPLFSWHANEITMSRRKAVVLVNDNNRYVVVLYGLKKKDFQKLDQLIGNERQPIVNLVPDEESLGYEYDVPMKLETGIKLSEYLPAEVTYVYDFGDDWVDRIEVDKMMEDFDKNYPVCLEAHGNAPPEDVGGEGGYENFLDIIADQHHPDHENMLAWGRM